The window AACAGGAGAAAGTAATGAGTGAAATTAAGTTAAAAGGAAATATAATCCATACAAGTGGAGATATGATACCAATCGGTTTAGCAGCTCCCGAATTCAAGCTAACCAGAAATGATCTGAGCGATGTAGTACTTGCAGAATTCAAGAGCAGTCGAGTGATATTGAATATATTTCCGAGTCTGGATACATCCGTGTGTGCAGCATCAGTGAGAAGATTTAATGCTATGGCTGAAAAGCTGCCAGGCACTTATGTGCTATGTATCTCAGCAGACCTGCCCTTTGCCCAGGCAAGATTTTGCGGAGCAGAAGGTTTAAATAATGTGGAGACATTGAGTATATTCCGGTCTCTGGAATTTGGTGAAAAATATGGAGTGAAGATCATTGATGGTCCAATGCGAGGTTTACTTGCAAGAGCAGTGATCGTAATTGAATCAGATGGCACTATTGGTTATTCTCAATTAGTGCCGGAGATAGTGGAAGAGCCCGATTATGAAGCGGTTCTTGAATATCTTCAAAGTTAAATAACAAGGAGAGAAACAATGAGAATGAAAATATCAAAAAAACTGGCACAAGAAATAAATGACCAGATAAATAAGGAGTTCTTTTCAGAATATTATTATCTATCAATGGCAGCATATCTGGAAAGTGAAAATCTTCCGGGATTTGCGAATTTCTTTGTAGTTCAGGCACAGGAAGAGCATTTTCATGCGATGAAGCTTTATCAGTATGTGAATGAGCGTGGAGCAAGGGTGGAATTGGATACGATTGAAAAGCCGAAAGGGGATTTTATATCAATTCAGGAAGTATTTGAACTTGCCTATGAGCATGAGATTTATGTTTCGGGCAGGATCAATAACCTGATGGATATAGCAATAGCAGATAATGATCATGCTTCGAGAGGTTTTTTGCAATGGTTTGTGGATGAACAGGTAGAAGAAGAAGCAAGTATGGAAGACTATGTGAACCGGTTAACAAGGATGGGAGATCATAGTTACGGAATTTTAATGTTAGACAAAGAACTGGCAGGAAGAGTATTTACACCGCCGGTAACAACAAAATAGTAAGGAGAAAATAATGGAGAAGACAGCATTACGTGAGATTTATTTTTGTGAGAGATGTGGCAATGTAGTGGAAGTATTGAATGAAGGTGCACAGGATTTGACCTGCTGTGGCGTAAAAATGATAAAACTTGAAGCTAAGAAAGAGGATGCAACTACTGAAAAGCATGTACCATATATAGAAGAGACAGCTAAGGGAGTATTGGTGAAAGTAGGTCAAAATGCTGCCCATCCAATGCTTGAAAATCACTATATCAAATTCATAGAAGTTCATACAGCTAAGGGGATTTACCGTCATGAACTGAAACCGGGTGATGCTCCTGAAGCAGAATTTCCCGTAAAGAAATCAGAAATACTGTATGCTTTGGAATGGTGTAATCTTCATGGATTGTGGAAAGGTTGATCATGGAAAGTAAGGAAAAAGTTCTGAAGGTACTGCATGAAGCAGGAAAAGCGCTGAAAGCAGGAGAAATTGCAGAATTGAGCGGATTGGAAAAAACAGTAGTTGACAAAGTGATGAAAGAACTTAAGAAAGACGAAGAAATAATCTCTCCCAAACGGTGTTATTGGGAACCAAAATAGAATAGTATAGGAGTAATAATGGAATTCAAAGATTCTCAAACAGCAGGAAATTTAATGAAAGCTTTTGCCGGTGAATCACAAGCCAGGAATCGTTATACTTATTACAGTAAGATAGCGATGAAAGAAGGTTATCAGCAGATAGGCGGCTTTTTTCTGGAAACAGCAGAAAATGAACAAGAGCATGCTAAACTTTTCTTTAAAGCATTACTAAAACACGGCATGAACGAACAGGTAGTAGAGATCAATGGTGCGGGATATCCCGTGGCAATGGATAGTACTATGAAAAATCTGGAATATTCAGCAAATGGAGAAAAGGAAGAATGGTCAGAACTATACCCTCATTTTGCAGAAGTTGCATTGGCAGAAGGCTATCCAGATGTTGCAACGCTATTTAAATTAATAGCATTAATCGAGAAACATCATGAGGAAAGATATCGTAAGCTCTGGAATAATGTAAAGGATCTTGCCGTTTTTAAGAAAGGTGGTAAAGTATTCTGGAAATGTCGTAAATGCGGTCATGTAGTATCGTCTATAGTAGCGCCGGAAGAGTGTCCAGTATGTGCACATCCGCAGGCGTATTTTGAAATTTTAACTGAAAATTATTAGTGTAGGAGGAAAAATGCAGAAATTTATCTGTGATGCTTGCGGTTATATCTATGATCCGGCTGAAAATAACAATGTATCCTTTGAGGATTTGCCGGAAGATTGGACATGTCCTGAATGTGGTGTTGGCAAAGACCTTTTTAGTCCTATGGACTAATCATTCTTACAGTGACACCAGACAAAATTAATATGGAAAATGCTGCTTAGGCAGCATTTTCTTATATTGACAATAATAATTGAAAAATAATTTTTAGAGATAAAAAAAATAGAAGAAGGAGAAATAAAAATGAAACGAGAAGATTTTAAAGCCGTAATCGGATTTGCTATCGAGCGTGAAAGAGAAGCAGTGCAATTTTATCAGGATTTGCAGGGAAAAACCAAGTTTGCCAGTCAGAAAGAAATGCTGAAGGAACTTGAAATGATGGAACGCGGTCATATCACGGTGCTTTCCAATATTCTGGACAAGGGAGCAGAAAAAATAGAGCATAAAAATGTTGAAGATCTGCAGATAAGTGAATATCTGGTAGCCGAGGAACCACACGGAAACTTGAGTTATCAGGATATATTGATCGTGGCTATGAAGCGTGAAGAAGCGGCTAAAAAACTTTATACTGAATTGGCTGAAAGATTTAAAGGCACTGAAACTGGGGGAGTATTTATGCGGTTGACAGAAGAAGAGACCGGGCATAAATTGAGATTTGAAAAACTTTATGATGAAGATATTCTAAGAAATAATTAGGGAGGAATAATAAGATGGCAGATACCCAGATAAATTATATGGGTTTAACATTAAAAAGTCCCATCATAGCAGGTTCCTGTGGCTTGAACCGAGATCTGGAGACAGTTCAGAAGCTGGAAGAAGCTGGAGCGGGAGCAATAGTTCTGCCTTCTTTATTTGAGGAGCAGATTGAGAAAGAAATCAGGGAATTTGATGAGGAGACAGCACTAAGTTCTTATCCTGAAGCTAATGAGATGTTATCATTTTTTCAGAAAAGGCACGCTCTAGATGATTATTTGAAGCTTATCAAAAAGTTAAAAGCTGCAGTATCAATACCTGTGATAGCCAGTATAAACTGTTATCGCTCAGGTACCTGGACAGATTATGCCAGAGAAATATCTGAAGCAGGAGCAGATGCTCTGGAAATAAATATTTTCTATTTACCTTCAGATCCACTTGTTTTGGATGAGACTATTCGTAAGGAATACTTAATGATAGCTCGAGAGATAGCAAAAATGGCTACTATTCCAGTAAGTGTGAAAGTCAGCTATTATTTTGAGAATGTTGCAAAGTCATTGCGTGATCTTTCTTATACGGGGATAAGGGGACTGGTACTCTTTAACCGGTTTTATAGTCCAGATATTGATATTGAGAAAATGGAAATGGTTTCTGGAGATATTTTTTCCAGCAGGTCAGATCTTCATATGTCACTGCGCTGGATAGGAATAATGTATGATAAAACGGACTGTGATCTATGTTCATCAACGGGAGTTCATGATGGTATTGGTGTGGTGAAGATGCTTCTTGCTGGAGCTAATGCAGTGCAGATAGTAAGTAGTTTATACACTGAAGGTGTGGGAGCAATGAAATCAAGCAATGCTTTCCTGAAGCAGTGGATGGATAATCACAATTATAAGAATATCGATGAATTTAGAGGTAAATTGAGCCAGAAAAAGATCAAAGATCCTGCTTTTTATGAAAGAGCACAATTCTTGAAATATTTTTCCGGACATAAGCATGTGTAATATTATCACATAACTACCAACCAGGAAGGAAAAATGCTGAAAGACATATTCATGAAGCAGAAAGTGATGAACCGGGTATTATATGCTTTGATCCCTATTATCATATATGCTGTATTCCGGTTTGGCTGGAGAGTGATAGCTGTGATAGCTGTAACGAATATCTTTTCTGTTATCATGGAATATCTTTTTGTACGAGGTCAAAAGCCTGGAAAGATCAGTGGCGCTGTGTGGGTTACAGGCACTTTACTGGCGTTGATATTGCCTTCGACGATTCCTTTATGGATGGCAGCAGTGGGTGCTGTGGTCGCAATTTCTTTAGGTAAAATGGTATTTGGTGGATTTGGAATGAATCCTTTTAATCCTGCTCTTGTTGGCAGGATTTTTTTATTTATCTCTTTTCCCAGACACATGGGAACTCAATGGAGTCAGCCATTTGTAAGGTTACCGGGAGGTTTCGGCAGCTGGACAAATCCAGAAGCACTTACTGCAGCAACTCGAATTACTGAAATGAGTGATAAAGGTGTGAGTGGATTAGGAGATCTTTTTCTGGGAAATATCCCGGGATGTATAGGTGAGATATCAAGCTTATTGATAATTATAAGTGCATTGTATCTGGTTTTCACAAAAACAGCCAAGTGGCAGCCAATGATTGGTGGGATAGCATCATTTATTCTATTCAGCTTTATTTTCTATGGCACAAATCCCCTATATTTTTTATTTGCTGGTGGTGTGATGTTTGGAATGGTATTTATGATCACAGATCCGGTATCAATGCCCAAACATAAGACAGTCATCTGGATAAATTCAATTCTGGTGGGTT is drawn from Candidatus Stygibacter australis and contains these coding sequences:
- a CDS encoding dihydroorotate dehydrogenase-like protein, with product MADTQINYMGLTLKSPIIAGSCGLNRDLETVQKLEEAGAGAIVLPSLFEEQIEKEIREFDEETALSSYPEANEMLSFFQKRHALDDYLKLIKKLKAAVSIPVIASINCYRSGTWTDYAREISEAGADALEINIFYLPSDPLVLDETIRKEYLMIAREIAKMATIPVSVKVSYYFENVAKSLRDLSYTGIRGLVLFNRFYSPDIDIEKMEMVSGDIFSSRSDLHMSLRWIGIMYDKTDCDLCSSTGVHDGIGVVKMLLAGANAVQIVSSLYTEGVGAMKSSNAFLKQWMDNHNYKNIDEFRGKLSQKKIKDPAFYERAQFLKYFSGHKHV
- a CDS encoding rubrerythrin family protein; protein product: MEFKDSQTAGNLMKAFAGESQARNRYTYYSKIAMKEGYQQIGGFFLETAENEQEHAKLFFKALLKHGMNEQVVEINGAGYPVAMDSTMKNLEYSANGEKEEWSELYPHFAEVALAEGYPDVATLFKLIALIEKHHEERYRKLWNNVKDLAVFKKGGKVFWKCRKCGHVVSSIVAPEECPVCAHPQAYFEILTENY
- a CDS encoding ferritin, whose protein sequence is MRMKISKKLAQEINDQINKEFFSEYYYLSMAAYLESENLPGFANFFVVQAQEEHFHAMKLYQYVNERGARVELDTIEKPKGDFISIQEVFELAYEHEIYVSGRINNLMDIAIADNDHASRGFLQWFVDEQVEEEASMEDYVNRLTRMGDHSYGILMLDKELAGRVFTPPVTTK
- a CDS encoding RnfABCDGE type electron transport complex subunit D gives rise to the protein MLKDIFMKQKVMNRVLYALIPIIIYAVFRFGWRVIAVIAVTNIFSVIMEYLFVRGQKPGKISGAVWVTGTLLALILPSTIPLWMAAVGAVVAISLGKMVFGGFGMNPFNPALVGRIFLFISFPRHMGTQWSQPFVRLPGGFGSWTNPEALTAATRITEMSDKGVSGLGDLFLGNIPGCIGEISSLLIIISALYLVFTKTAKWQPMIGGIASFILFSFIFYGTNPLYFLFAGGVMFGMVFMITDPVSMPKHKTVIWINSILVGLLTVIIRKFSSFPEGFMFALLLGNTFSPIIEYAFNRRSGRNK
- a CDS encoding rubredoxin — translated: MQKFICDACGYIYDPAENNNVSFEDLPEDWTCPECGVGKDLFSPMD
- the tpx gene encoding thiol peroxidase — encoded protein: QEKVMSEIKLKGNIIHTSGDMIPIGLAAPEFKLTRNDLSDVVLAEFKSSRVILNIFPSLDTSVCAASVRRFNAMAEKLPGTYVLCISADLPFAQARFCGAEGLNNVETLSIFRSLEFGEKYGVKIIDGPMRGLLARAVIVIESDGTIGYSQLVPEIVEEPDYEAVLEYLQS
- a CDS encoding desulfoferrodoxin translates to MEKTALREIYFCERCGNVVEVLNEGAQDLTCCGVKMIKLEAKKEDATTEKHVPYIEETAKGVLVKVGQNAAHPMLENHYIKFIEVHTAKGIYRHELKPGDAPEAEFPVKKSEILYALEWCNLHGLWKG
- a CDS encoding ferritin family protein encodes the protein MKREDFKAVIGFAIEREREAVQFYQDLQGKTKFASQKEMLKELEMMERGHITVLSNILDKGAEKIEHKNVEDLQISEYLVAEEPHGNLSYQDILIVAMKREEAAKKLYTELAERFKGTETGGVFMRLTEEETGHKLRFEKLYDEDILRNN